In Acidimicrobiia bacterium, the following are encoded in one genomic region:
- a CDS encoding STAS domain-containing protein gives MYPAPEPTSFERTDRRLTVRGDLDQASRHAFWRSLEELLTAGPSVAVNLAGVTFMDAAGLAALLRAQRVAAHAGVYLIVEAPSDAVLRILDRTDATELFDIR, from the coding sequence ATGTACCCGGCACCCGAACCGACCTCCTTCGAGCGCACCGATCGCCGGCTCACCGTCCGCGGGGACTTGGACCAGGCCAGCCGCCACGCCTTCTGGCGCTCGCTCGAGGAGCTCCTCACCGCCGGGCCGTCCGTGGCGGTGAACCTGGCCGGCGTCACGTTCATGGACGCGGCCGGGCTGGCTGCCCTGCTGCGAGCCCAGCGGGTGGCGGCGCACGCGGGCGTCTACTTGATCGTCGAGGCCCCGAGCGACGCCGTCCTCCGGATCCTCGACCGCACCGACGCCACCGAGCTCTTCGACATCCGCTGA
- a CDS encoding nuclear transport factor 2 family protein: MSDRGEASLRTLLDIEEIKQLKARYFRCLDTKDWDAFAELFTADAVMDADGYVEEGRDKILDFLTRILDGVTTVHHGHMPEITITGPDTAIGVWSMFDYLTFPVGEPPRGLRGYGHYHEEYAREQGGWRIRRLTLTRLRVDPLEGGLPS; this comes from the coding sequence GTGTCCGACCGCGGCGAGGCGTCCCTCCGAACGCTCCTCGACATCGAGGAGATCAAGCAGCTCAAGGCGCGGTACTTCCGGTGCTTGGACACGAAGGACTGGGACGCGTTCGCCGAGCTGTTCACCGCGGACGCGGTGATGGATGCCGACGGGTACGTGGAGGAGGGCCGGGACAAGATCCTCGACTTCCTGACGAGGATCCTCGACGGCGTCACGACCGTCCATCACGGGCACATGCCGGAGATCACCATCACGGGGCCGGACACCGCGATCGGCGTCTGGTCCATGTTCGACTACCTGACCTTCCCGGTGGGCGAGCCCCCGAGGGGTCTCCGCGGCTACGGCCACTACCACGAGGAGTACGCGCGCGAGCAGGGAGGGTGGCGCATCCGCCGGTTGACGCTGACCCGCCTGCGTGTCGATCCGCTCGAAGGCGGACTCCCGTCGTAG
- a CDS encoding alpha-L-fucosidase — protein sequence MTGWFDRARFGLFVHWDHASTQGLELSWPLVGGLFALPKCQAVGVEEYHRSATTFDPVAYDPRELASMARRAGMQYAVFTAKHHAGYSMYPTTLSDYSVASSPCGRDLLGEWVEAVRGEGMRVGLYFSLSDWHHPDYPAFTDSDRPYLPGFSPPRPDPARWARYLAFLRGQLGELLTSYGTIDLLWFDGGWERPADWWGSEALAAMVRDLQPGILINDRLPGVGDFATPEQFVPPKPLEGAWETCLTMNDSWGYVPADTDYKSARELVHTLCEVASRGGNLLLNVSPTGTGALPAEQRDRLDAIAGWMATNAESIVGTDPGLEPWQFYGPSTRRGARVYLHLLFRPYELITVRGVPVRRVERVSVLGSGHPLTHVVRTSVLDRLNADPLGDLVVTVPEDELDPFATVLAVDFTHLE from the coding sequence ATGACCGGCTGGTTCGACCGCGCCCGGTTCGGCTTGTTCGTCCACTGGGACCACGCCAGCACGCAAGGCCTCGAGCTCTCGTGGCCGCTGGTCGGAGGACTGTTCGCGCTGCCGAAATGCCAGGCGGTCGGGGTCGAGGAGTATCACCGGTCGGCCACGACGTTCGACCCGGTCGCCTACGACCCGCGCGAGCTGGCGAGCATGGCGCGGCGGGCCGGGATGCAGTACGCGGTGTTCACCGCCAAGCACCACGCCGGCTACTCCATGTACCCGACGACGCTCTCCGACTACTCGGTCGCTTCCTCACCCTGCGGTCGCGACCTGCTGGGGGAGTGGGTCGAGGCGGTCCGGGGCGAGGGGATGCGCGTGGGCCTGTACTTCTCCCTCTCGGATTGGCATCACCCCGACTATCCGGCCTTCACCGACTCCGACCGGCCCTACCTGCCGGGGTTCTCCCCGCCCCGGCCGGATCCGGCCCGGTGGGCCCGATACCTCGCGTTCCTCCGCGGTCAGCTCGGCGAGCTCCTGACGAGTTACGGGACGATCGACCTGCTGTGGTTCGACGGCGGCTGGGAGCGGCCCGCCGACTGGTGGGGCAGCGAGGCGCTGGCGGCGATGGTGCGCGACCTGCAGCCCGGGATCCTCATCAACGACCGGCTCCCCGGGGTCGGCGACTTCGCCACCCCCGAGCAGTTCGTGCCCCCGAAGCCCCTCGAGGGCGCGTGGGAGACCTGCCTCACGATGAACGACAGCTGGGGATACGTCCCGGCCGACACCGACTACAAATCGGCGCGCGAGCTGGTCCATACGCTCTGCGAGGTCGCCTCCCGAGGCGGCAACCTCCTGCTGAACGTCAGCCCGACCGGAACGGGAGCGCTGCCAGCCGAGCAGCGCGATCGCCTCGACGCCATCGCCGGATGGATGGCCACCAACGCGGAGAGCATCGTCGGGACCGACCCGGGGCTCGAGCCCTGGCAGTTCTACGGGCCCAGCACCCGTCGCGGCGCGCGCGTGTACCTCCATCTCCTCTTCCGACCGTACGAGCTGATCACGGTCCGCGGGGTGCCGGTCCGGCGGGTCGAGCGCGTCTCGGTGCTGGGATCCGGCCACCCGCTCACGCACGTCGTTCGGACGTCGGTCCTCGACCGACTCAACGCCGACCCGCTCGGCGACCTCGTCGTGACGGTGCCCGAGGACGAGCTGGACCCCTTCGCGACGGTCCTCGCCGTCGACTTCACGCACCTGGAGTAG
- a CDS encoding helix-turn-helix domain-containing protein: MADDHEARARALGSFIRMQRELANLSVRAAAERAGISNPYLSQLERGLHEPSVRVLTAVARALHIPTDALLHEAGFLDVDAEAPPDGETEAAIRRDPSLSPEQREALLGVYRSYRAANDRAG, encoded by the coding sequence ATGGCCGACGACCACGAGGCCCGAGCCCGCGCCTTGGGCTCCTTCATCCGCATGCAGCGGGAGCTGGCCAACCTGTCCGTCCGCGCCGCGGCGGAGCGTGCCGGCATCTCCAACCCCTACTTGAGCCAGCTCGAGCGCGGGCTCCACGAGCCCTCGGTCCGTGTGCTCACCGCGGTCGCGCGTGCCTTGCACATCCCCACGGACGCGCTGCTCCACGAGGCCGGGTTCCTCGACGTCGACGCCGAGGCACCCCCGGACGGCGAGACCGAGGCGGCGATCCGGCGCGACCCGTCCCTGTCGCCGGAGCAGCGGGAGGCGCTGCTCGGCGTCTACCGCAGCTATCGAGCCGCCAACGACCGCGCCGGGTAA